One window of the Primulina eburnea isolate SZY01 chromosome 18, ASM2296580v1, whole genome shotgun sequence genome contains the following:
- the LOC140818964 gene encoding polygalacturonase-like — MAPTFICKVLFFLSFLACIANAQTKVFDVRTFGAKANADISQALLAAWKEACASPTPSTVWIPKGTWSLKQAKLVGPNKASIELKVEGVLKAPLDPSQMPNKQGEWVTINYLDNFTLSGGGVFDGQGHEAWKRNDCHKNQNCVKLPLNLSFNFITNSTIRDVTTKDSKNFHVNVIGCYNVTFLRFTISAPGDSPNTDGIHIARSKLVNVTDSVIKTGDDCVSMGDGTEQVHIQNVICGPGHGISVGSLGKFTTEKDVVGIYVKNCTFLGTQNGVRIKTWPSAPATLQVTNLQFEDLIMTNVTYPIVIDQEYCPHNLCKLDTPSLVKISNVKIDKIKGTTNDPVAVTLICSRNKPCENVQVGNIDLTYDGRLGPITTKCSNVKPSLTGKQNPPLCVPASAAASKSA; from the exons ATGGCTCCAACATTCATTTGCAAAGTTCTCTTCTTTTTGTCATTCTTGGCATGCATTGCCAACGCACAGACGAAAGTATTCGACGTGAGGACGTTTGGTGCGAAAGCGAATGCAGATATAAGTCAG GCTTTATTGGCTGCTTGGAAGGAAGCATGTGCATCACCAACTCCAAGCACAGTTTGGATTCCAAAAGGGACATGGTCTTTGAAGCAAGCAAAATTGGTTGGACCTAATAAGGCTTCTATTGAGCTTAAGGTCGAAGGCGTTTTGAAAGCTCCTTTGGATCCAAGTCAAATGCCTAACAAACAAGGGGAGTGGGTGACCATCAATTATCTCGATAATTTCACTCTTTCAGGCGGCGGAGTCTTTGACGGCCAAGGACATGAAGCCTGGAAGAGGAATGACTGTCACAAGAACCAAAACTGCGTCAAACTTCCATTG AACTTGAGCTTCAACTTCATCACCAACTCAACCATCCGCGACGTGACCACTAAGGACAGCAAGAACTTCCACGTAAACGTGATAGGCTGCTACAATGTCACGTTCCTCCGCTTCACGATTTCTGCACCCGGGGACAGCCCAAATACCGATGGCATCCATATAGCACGTTCCAAACTAGTGAACGTCACCGACTCAGTTATAAAAACCGGAGACGATTGTGTATCAATGGGTGATGGAACAGAGCAAGTCCACATCCAAAATGTGATCTGTGGGCCCGGTCATGGTATCAGCGTCGGAAGCTTGGGCAAGTTCACGACAGAGAAGGATGTTGTGGGGATCTACGTCAAGAACTGCACCTTCCTCGGCACGCAGAACGGGGTTAGAATCAAAACTTGGCCATCAGCTCCTGCCACTTTGCAGGTCACCAATCTGCAATTCGAAGATCTTATCATGACCAATGTTACGTACCCGATTGTCATAGATCAAGAATATTGCCCACACAACCTGTGCAAACTCGAC ACCCCATCCCTCGTGAAGATCAGCAACGTAAAAATCGACAAAATCAAGGGCACGACAAATGATCCTGTCGCGGTGACACTTATCTGCAGCAGGAATAAGCCTTGTGAAAATGTTCAGGTGGGCAACATCGATCTTACATACGACGGAAGACTCGGCCCTATCACCACCAAGTGTAGCAACGTAAAGCCTAGCTTGACCGGCAAACAGAATCCACCCTTGTGCGTCCCTGCTTCTGCTGCGGCTTCGAAATCTGCTTAA